One Brachyspira pilosicoli P43/6/78 genomic window carries:
- a CDS encoding efflux RND transporter permease subunit: MRSFIELIVKRPVSVFMGIVAVVILGVVSLSRLPVDFLPDMELPFISIRTTYDNAGPEEVEKSVSRLIESAVSSVNNIKEVSSTSEEEDSNVFIEFNWGSDLASATADIREAIDRIRKSLPDDAESPAVYKFSTDNIPVMEISFYGTDNLSALYNLVDNQILTSIEQVGGVAMAEIRGGLKSQIKVDVDMNRLQAYGLDINSIVSTLAMENQNISGGETYEGVYKYTLRTTGEFKTVDDIGNVVVALKDNNTPIRLRELATVYEGYDEDGDVIKVNGTPAVNVSINKESGANTVAVSDAIKKRLDSLNLPGDIKYEVLFNSADNVNNAIKGVLDTAWQGGLFAVIILMIYLWNVRTVLIIAISIPMSIIVTFTLMYFFGTTLNIISLSGLVLGIGMMVDNSIVVLENIFYYRNNGYGKYSSAIDGTSTVALAISASTLTTIAVFLPFLFVEGQTGQMFRDLCITVTVSMIASLAVALTIVPMLGARLVTTKKSKFFNRFEVFFDKHFHSKVNYVYEKILTYSVNHKNRVLIPVISVVFAVIIVGLIFIGKEGFPQSDEGQLMATIQMPIGTRKEQTGSFIDRMRKDVEEVIGKDLSRIQSRARSGSDANKGQIRAKLIDKSDGRTVETEEYVEMVRKKLAGYPATINVDSVSSMRGGGSSSSSGIDIDIVGEDLTRARELANNIIAALQDVPGLRDVRLKKSDSSPELNVTINRDLASKMGLNINTVANSIKTSFGGTTATRMTPENSEVTDIDVIVQLNERDRINIDDVNRMLIPTASGMVPVSAIANVNKDFAPTEIERKNDSRITSITAAGYGRPMNQIMNDVQKAINEKVFMPAGFSIVYSGDYEDMQEAFGQLLQALILALVLVYAIMASQFESYIAPFVIALAIPFGFAGSLLLLLITGQTLSVYSGIGVIVLIGIVVNNGIVLIDYMNQLMHEKKINGDAAALIAGPRRLRPVLMTSLTTILGLLPMALSNGEGNEMYQPLSLAVLGGLSVSTLFTLVIVPTVYAAIRNRIPLKDYDAKDLASIETNPNVDDALSTPGK; the protein is encoded by the coding sequence ATGAGAAGTTTTATTGAATTAATAGTAAAAAGACCTGTTTCCGTTTTTATGGGAATAGTGGCAGTTGTTATACTTGGTGTTGTAAGTTTATCTAGGCTTCCTGTAGACTTCTTGCCGGATATGGAACTTCCTTTTATTAGTATTAGAACTACTTATGATAATGCTGGTCCGGAAGAAGTAGAAAAATCTGTTTCAAGACTTATAGAATCTGCTGTTTCTTCTGTAAACAACATTAAAGAGGTAAGTTCTACTTCAGAGGAAGAGGATTCAAATGTATTTATAGAGTTTAACTGGGGAAGCGACTTGGCATCTGCTACTGCCGACATAAGAGAGGCTATAGACAGAATAAGAAAATCTTTGCCAGATGATGCTGAAAGCCCTGCTGTTTATAAATTTTCTACTGATAATATTCCTGTTATGGAAATATCTTTCTACGGTACTGATAACTTATCTGCATTATACAATTTAGTTGATAATCAGATACTTACTTCTATAGAGCAGGTTGGCGGTGTTGCTATGGCTGAGATTAGAGGAGGACTAAAAAGCCAAATTAAAGTTGATGTTGATATGAACAGACTTCAGGCTTATGGTCTTGATATTAACTCTATAGTAAGCACTTTAGCTATGGAAAACCAAAACATATCAGGCGGTGAAACTTATGAGGGTGTTTACAAATATACTTTAAGAACTACTGGTGAGTTTAAAACCGTTGATGATATTGGTAATGTTGTAGTGGCATTAAAAGATAATAACACTCCTATAAGACTTAGAGAATTGGCTACTGTTTATGAGGGTTATGATGAAGACGGAGACGTTATAAAAGTTAATGGTACTCCTGCTGTTAACGTTTCTATAAACAAAGAATCTGGTGCTAATACAGTTGCGGTTTCTGATGCTATTAAAAAAAGATTAGACAGCTTAAACTTACCAGGCGACATAAAATATGAAGTATTATTCAACAGTGCTGATAACGTTAATAATGCTATAAAAGGCGTACTTGATACTGCTTGGCAGGGCGGTTTATTTGCTGTTATTATTCTTATGATATATTTATGGAATGTTAGAACTGTACTTATAATAGCAATATCAATTCCTATGTCTATAATAGTAACATTTACTTTGATGTATTTCTTTGGTACAACATTAAATATTATCTCTCTTTCAGGACTTGTACTTGGTATTGGTATGATGGTAGATAACTCCATTGTTGTACTTGAAAATATATTCTACTACCGAAACAATGGTTATGGTAAATACTCTTCTGCAATAGACGGTACCTCTACTGTGGCACTTGCAATATCTGCTTCTACTCTTACAACAATAGCAGTATTCTTGCCTTTCTTATTTGTAGAAGGTCAAACTGGTCAGATGTTTAGAGACTTATGTATTACAGTTACAGTTTCTATGATAGCTTCTTTGGCTGTTGCTTTAACTATAGTACCTATGCTTGGTGCAAGATTAGTAACTACTAAAAAGTCTAAATTCTTCAATCGTTTTGAAGTATTTTTTGATAAACATTTCCACTCTAAAGTTAATTATGTATATGAAAAAATATTAACTTATTCTGTTAATCATAAAAACAGAGTATTAATACCTGTAATAAGCGTAGTATTTGCTGTTATAATAGTAGGGTTAATATTTATAGGTAAAGAAGGTTTCCCTCAATCTGATGAAGGTCAGTTAATGGCAACTATACAAATGCCTATTGGTACAAGAAAAGAACAAACTGGCTCATTTATAGACAGAATGAGAAAAGATGTTGAAGAAGTTATTGGAAAAGATTTAAGCAGAATACAGTCAAGAGCAAGGTCTGGTTCTGATGCAAATAAAGGACAAATAAGAGCTAAATTAATAGACAAATCTGATGGAAGAACTGTAGAAACAGAAGAATATGTTGAAATGGTTAGAAAGAAATTAGCTGGATATCCTGCTACAATTAACGTTGATAGTGTAAGCAGTATGCGTGGAGGCGGAAGCAGTAGTTCAAGCGGTATAGATATTGATATAGTTGGTGAAGATTTAACAAGAGCTAGAGAATTAGCTAATAATATAATAGCAGCTTTACAAGATGTACCTGGTCTTAGAGATGTTCGTTTGAAAAAAAGCGATTCTAGCCCTGAGCTTAATGTAACTATAAACAGAGACTTAGCTTCAAAAATGGGACTTAATATTAACACTGTTGCTAACTCTATAAAAACAAGCTTCGGCGGTACTACTGCTACAAGAATGACTCCAGAAAACTCTGAAGTTACTGATATTGATGTTATAGTACAGCTTAATGAAAGAGACAGAATAAATATAGACGATGTTAATAGAATGCTTATACCTACAGCTTCTGGAATGGTTCCTGTATCTGCAATTGCTAATGTTAATAAAGATTTTGCACCTACAGAAATAGAAAGAAAAAATGACAGCAGAATAACTTCAATTACCGCAGCAGGTTATGGAAGACCTATGAACCAAATAATGAATGATGTGCAAAAAGCTATTAATGAAAAAGTATTTATGCCTGCTGGTTTTAGTATTGTTTATTCTGGTGATTATGAGGATATGCAAGAGGCATTCGGACAATTATTACAAGCTTTAATACTAGCTTTAGTATTAGTTTATGCTATTATGGCTAGCCAATTTGAATCTTATATAGCTCCTTTCGTTATTGCTCTTGCTATACCATTTGGTTTTGCTGGTTCACTTTTATTACTTCTCATTACAGGACAGACTTTAAGTGTATACAGCGGAATTGGGGTTATAGTACTTATTGGTATTGTAGTTAATAATGGTATTGTACTTATTGACTATATGAATCAGCTTATGCATGAGAAAAAAATTAATGGAGATGCTGCTGCTTTAATAGCTGGTCCTAGAAGATTAAGACCTGTACTTATGACTTCACTTACTACAATACTTGGACTTCTTCCTATGGCTTTATCAAATGGTGAAGGTAATGAGATGTATCAGCCTTTATCTTTGGCAGTGCTTGGAGGATTAAGTGTTTCTACTTTGTTTACACTGGTTATAGTTCCTACTGTTTATGCTGCTATTAGAAACAGAATACCGCTTAAAGATTATGATGCTAAAGATTTGGCTAGTATTGAAACTAATCCAAATGTTGATGATGCTTTGAGTACTCCTGGTAAATAA